The sequence below is a genomic window from Pyramidobacter sp. YE332.
CGTCGTCACGATCGCCTTCCACACCAAAGAACTGACGAAGGCACAGAAAACAGCATCCTGAAACAGGCCGGGCTGAAATGAGCTCCGGCCGAGACACAGGAGCAAAAGGAGGAATTCTATATGGTCTCTTCATACCCGGCAGTATTCGTCAAAGAAACCGACGGACGTTATTCCGTGATCTTTCCCGACCTTAACGGCGCCTCGACCTGCGGCGATACGCTCGACGACGCCATGACCATGGCGATCGACTGCCTGGCAGGCGTCCTTTCCGCCATGTTCGAAGACGGCGACACACCGCCCGCTCCGTCGGCGCTCGGCGATGTGTCGCCCCGCGACGTAGCCTCTGAACTCGACGACGATTATCAAGACGCTTTCGCAACGCTCGTCGCCGTGGACGTACGCGAATACGCCGCGCGGCATTTCAATCGCGCCGTGCGCAAGACCGTCACCATTCCAAAATGGATGAACGATACCGCCATCGCCAGAGGCATCAACTTCTCTCAAACGCTGCAGAACGCTCTCAGGTCGGAATTCAACAGAACTTAACCGTTCCCCATGAAAAAAGGCGGGGCCTTCGCGGCCTCGCCTTTGTCGTTATTCTTTTTCCCCGTAATTCCCAGTCTACATCATATCACGTCAAGACTATGACATTCTATGACATCTTTTCTTTTTGCGCCTGATAAACCATATTCGCTTCTTTCAGCGCCAACACGTGCATCCGATTGACGTGCC
It includes:
- a CDS encoding type II toxin-antitoxin system HicB family antitoxin, encoding MVSSYPAVFVKETDGRYSVIFPDLNGASTCGDTLDDAMTMAIDCLAGVLSAMFEDGDTPPAPSALGDVSPRDVASELDDDYQDAFATLVAVDVREYAARHFNRAVRKTVTIPKWMNDTAIARGINFSQTLQNALRSEFNRT